In Sphingobacteriia bacterium, the DNA window TCTTTAATAATGTTTGAATTTTCTATAACTAAAAATTTAGAAGGAAAATCAATTTCATTCCAAAAGTCAATATCTGTACTTGTTACCCAAGCTTGCATTTTTAAATTGCCAATAACTTTAAGTAATTCGTGGCTTCTTTCCTTATCAAGATGAGTTAGAATTTCATCAAGAAGCAAGATTGGAGAAGGGTGGTTAAGACTTTTTTTAGCTAAAGCCTGATAAATTGTTAAAGAAACTAACATAGCTTTTTGTTCGCCTGTTGAACAATTACTTAAAGGTAAATCAGTTTCAAAATGCCTTATTTCTAAGTCAGATTTGTGAACACCATATTTTGTTCTTCCAGATAAAAAATCTATTTTACGATTGTTAAATAAATATTTTGTAATGTTTTCAACAGCGTGTTCACGATCGCGTAGAATTTCTGCAGTTACTTCACATTTAATTTCTATTTTTAAACGTGGAAAATTACTGTTAAAATTGCTAATTTCTTGTTTAATAATTTCAATAGTTTTAAAACGAGCTATTGCAATCTCAATATTAAGTTTTACTAATTCTTGTTCAATAACTTTAACCCATTCATTATCGTAATTTTGACT includes these proteins:
- the recF gene encoding DNA replication/repair protein RecF, producing MENNKFYSITSILLENFRNYKNLLVQTDNKSVFIAGHNGAGKTSILEAISLLYPGKGMRGASGEEIMHNQKDLWSVYSKIKVNDEEYTIGTALTNQNNKTHKRIIKINSELVKSANELTKHISLLWLTPQMEPIFISGVQNRRKYLDRMVYNFDSDHARKITKYEKKLKERQILLKSQNYDNEWVKVIEQELVKLNIEIAIARFKTIEIIKQEISNFNSNFPRLKIEIKCEVTAEILRDREHAVENITKYLFNNRKIDFLSGRTKYGVHKSDLEIRHFETDLPLSNCSTGEQKAMLVSLTIYQALAKKSLNHPSPILLLDEILTHLDKERSHELLKVIGNLKMQAWVTSTDIDFWNEIDFPSKFLVIENSNIIKEV